From the Drosophila simulans strain w501 chromosome 2L, Prin_Dsim_3.1, whole genome shotgun sequence genome, the window caccagctAATAACACCCACACCACGCTCCGCATAACACTGTACAATTTTGACAAACTTTACTCCCGAGTgggattttatatttttagtagtttttttttttttttggaaaaattttGTCAACGAAAATTATACATCGAATTTGTTGTCTCTGTCTGCTTAGGTTAACAACATTCTTAAAGCGAGCTTTTGCACTTGTCTTCGATTTAAATATTGTAACGAGAAACGTATAAACACAATCAGGCAGCGAAGAAAAGCTCTCTTCTGAgatagttaaaaaaataacattataattgcactaatttttcacaccaAGCTATCATCGTGTTTTTTTTCCCCGGcgatttatgtatttttggaTATTTCGAGTGCGAATGGGGAGCCCAGCGACCCGAGCAGTTGGAGATTCCGGAAAGTTGTGAGTTAATTGTTCATCTCGGTTCATTTTGCTAGACCAGGGCTTGAGAAACACACGAAAGTATCGATTAAGTGctcgatattttttttttttgaaatgcGTTCCGTTACTTTTACATTCACCTCTACTTGAAAATGTATACATTTCTTAGACCAGAATCAAACTGGTAATTCTTAGGACAAACGAATTTTAAGCATTAAAAAGGAATTTAAGCGCACggctatttttattttaagcagcTATGACAATTAGTGTAAAAGTAATTCAATGgccttaaattaatttaatatattttagtttgaTGTCGTAAAAACAATtcttaaatgtaaataaaagaatGTCCACCTTCgcttatttgctttatttgaataaaaatataaggatatttattttttaacggTACAAAAATATACGGTTTAGCGGTGACACGAACCACGATGTatttgaatatacatataagtaaATGGAATTCATagtttttacatatatttaatatttacttatatataATCGCTAAAATTCATATTAAAGTGTTTAAATCTTATATCTGAGACAAATAAAACATATCACAAGtccaatttgatttattattgctagcttatttatattatattgctAGCCAAATCTCTATTTCTGTGTATGCATTTTTgaaagaaaaggaaatataaaattttaacaaatttaaagaaaCAGCTCTATTTAATTGTTATATGTTTTTGAAATGTGTTCTCTTTACATTCGATTTAATAAGTCTTCAACTTTCGACGGCTATCGATCCTCTGTTATCGGAGCATCGCGAAGTATCGAGTACGGATTCCCCAATGAAGTTTCAAATCATTCTCGCGAGCGGATCTCTCGAAATCGGACGTTTTTTGAGTCGGCGCCGGGTCGAGTCGAGGGCCCCAACTTGGAATTTTCTTTCCGATTGACTTGGAAAATAGCTTCTTCGtcgcgtgcgtgtgtgtgtatgtgtgtgcgcgGTGTGGAGTTTATAAAAAGAAGTCGAAAAGTGTTTGCCGCatcaacgaaaataaaaacacccaAGAAgagtgtttgttgttttgtctgTATAACAGAAAACTGATTTTCTTAACTTCACCTCCGCACATCGATCAAGGACTAGATATAGATGCATCATATGTAGCTGAATTAAAGTATCCGGTAGGTAGGATGAATCTAAAGGAACCGATTTACAGTTAGTTTTTGGATCCACGCGTAGTTTTTACGCTGGTTTTAACAGCTGCAGTCCcccgtctcgctcgctcctTCTCCTTGCCTATTCTGTCTCTGTCTTGAGGTTTATCTTGTGgcctgtttttgttgttacttCACTTGCGTACTTCTATTTCCACTCCTTCGCATccgctgccgttgttgtttttgttgtggcaCACTGCCTCTTTTTATCGCCTCTCTGTTACGAACAGAAAACTCAAGATAACTCCCAAAAACTCGAAGGGGGCATGGATTTTAGATGCCTTTTAAGATCCCCAAATCGCTTTATCGAATGGCGGGGtaaatctaaaaaaattaatataaattaatatattaatatataatctattaaaaataatattttatattaaggaaatctttttttttattttttgaaatacaaataatttttacaGGTATTCGAGTTCTTTTGAGAGATTTTTCCcgttattttttttcagattttaaAAGTCTTTTGGTCGtactattttaaaatagagAAGGGTTACTATTGTTAGatagttttaatatttaagttataTTTCTTAACCGTTATCTTTATCAATTATTTGTTATAGAAACCGTGCAAGTGATCAtacaactttaattaaaaaaagaaaatctatGTCGATCTCTAGATTTTAGcaatgcatttcttttttctaCTAGATATTCTTATTTCAGTATTTCATAATTATATCATGTACTGTGGGAAATTTCTTAAGTTCCTAATAagcttatttaaaatattttccatctTGTGTCTCCATTTTCTAATCTTCTTCGAAAGTCACTCTATGTCACAGAGCAGAGCAAAGAGGCATTTGAAAGCACAACTACTTGGCTAGGGAATTTTTGTAGATTAAGCATACAAACCCGAACATATAGAAACATGATGCCATAACGGCAAGCCAAGTGAATGACTGCATGTGGACTAAAAAAGTGCATTGCCAAgctgattttctttatttcagcGACCATGGAACgcggctaattaaaatgtgagCCGGGCCTGTCGCCTTGATGCAGATGTGCAGCCGACGAATTAATTTATCTAGATTGGATTGCGGACTGTGGGCAGAAAGGATTTAGTCGGTGTCTTCTAATTATAGCCGCTCTATCGCGGTCTGATCTCATATTTAGACGGTAGACTTCCACAACATGTGTGCTCCAGACCGAGAATTGAAATTCGGGGCTGGGGTTGGAATGGTGCATATGTGTACAGTGTAAACATACAGTGGTCAGTCGCGAAGAAAGTTTTCCTCTGCTTAAGATATTAGCTCTTGAACATCAAAGTTTTGAGAACATTAAGGAGGGTTTTAGATTGATTAAAGTCATGTACAAATACAACTAACTGAGCAATGAGATCTTGTTCTAAATAAAAGCATATGTTTGAATTGAATCAGTGatgacaaataaatttgagTTCCCACTGTCCACTGTCTGCatgaaatcatattttttatttgaatggTCAAATAAACTGTGTGTCTCGATGAAATTGGAAATATAAACAACGTCGCCCGGCAAAACTAAGAAAACATGAGCCACGGCAATTGTTCGagcaaatttttatgaactGGCTATACACAGATATGCACGaatacaaaatgtatatacaGACCCCTACACTTAGATACAGATATCTACACATCCAGCGAAGTCGAGAATCGTGGAGCGCTCCAGTGCTCCATTAtttacccacacacacacatacattgTACGAACCCATATTCTTATAGTGTATTTGGCTTGTATGCCTGGTAAATTTACGTTTTGTTTCTTtacttatttgtttatttgccagtTTCCTCGGCGGCAAAACgaacgaaaacgaaattaacCAACGCACAAatagcaaacaacaaaatttaaacaCACTCCAAGTAATTAAGTCTGGAGCGGAGTCGAAAACTTCCCATATCCCACAGAGCTGCCTagaaaaaatgtatctgtgAATGAACTCTTATCGGAGCAGttgaaattatgaaatatgtattattAGACTAGCGAGAGCAGCTAGCTCCATGTTTGGGTCTAGAAAATGTGTTGGTCTTAAAAACTTGGGTTCTTATCTCACCGGCTCGTAGCTCAATATTTGATTCTCGATTTTGGTGGCCGACTTTTCCCTGCCCCTTCGAAATCTTCATGATAAGAACATAAAGGTCATCGAAACATTGTTCCTATTTCTAATATTTaatccttatacatatatatttaaaaaaaatgtatttacatatatggGTCTTAAGTCTGATTCTGCTCATCTTTTTTGAGAGAGAGATTCTGTATGATATGTCAATTTTTATAGcttaaaaacgaaaattaaacACAATTCTTCAATTGTATTCTGTGCGAGAATCCCGCGTACTACAAATGTATACTGATAAAAACAGCGATCCAACGCACCAGGCAACAACGGATTATGATTATGCTATACCATTATCGGACCTTATATTGAGAGTAGTCGGATTGATAATAGGATCcattcagtttcagttcgaGATTCGGTTTGCGTCTCAGTTTGTGCGTAAGATTCGTTGGGCGCGGATGCCTTTTTTTAATGGTACGAGACGAAAAtaaatcgttttttttttctaattttgcTGTGTTGAAAATTAGAGCATCTCTGTTGATAAGCGGTTTACAGTGAGGACAGAAGCGTGAAGTTTGTTTAGAGAGTAAAACTGAAAGCAAAggaatattattaataaagcAATCTGTTGATTTTTCAGCTACAGGACTAATTGGAAAATGACATAATGaattaataaatgtttgaTCAAAATAAGGAAGAGAGCCGTGGTTAAGTAAGTAGCAAAAAACACTATTTTCAATTCATGATCTAATAATAGTTGGTGGAATTCATAAGTGTTGATCACTGTTAACTTGGAGAACTGATGAAAACTGATACTTGAATAACCAACTTTTTTGATAACTTTTacaaactaaaattaatttttttagtttttcataCTGAGGATCACGTGGACAAGTGTAAGAGATCCCCTTAAAAACgaacgaaaagaaaagcaactGATTAAAGTCCCGGCCGGAAGTGCCCCAGTGGAACGCGACCCCAACAACTGAGAGCCAGATCGAGATGTTGGAGCTGCGGCTTATCGTGGTCATTGTGCTCGCCCTGCTCAGCTGGCAGTGGGACCCAGTGGACTCCCAAAGACCGCCCCAGCATGGCCGACGCGATCGGCCGAAATATCCGCCGAACAAGTTTATCAAGACACATCCATGCGAGAGATCCTCCTGCTACCCGGCAACGGGTAATCTTCTGATCGGCCGAGAAAACCGCTTGACTGCCAGTTCCACGTGTGGTCTGCACTCGCCGGAGAGATTCTGCATCCTGTCCCATCTGCAGGATAAGAAGTGTTTCCTTTGCGACACGCGTGAGGAAACCAAGCACGATCCGTACAAGAATCATCGCATCGGCCAGATTATATATAAAACCAAGCCGGGCACCAATATACCCACCTGGTGGCAGTCCGAGAATGGCAAGGAAAACGCTACCATTCAACTGGATCTGGAGGCGGAGTTTCACTTCACCCATTTGATCATAACCTTCACCACCTTCCGACCAGCGGCCATGTACATCGAGAGATCCTTTGATTTCGGACAGACGTGGCACATCTACAGATATTTCGCCTACGACTGCAAGGAATCCTTCCCGGGAGTGCCCACTGTCTTGGAAAATATCACCGATGTCATGTGCACATCGAGGTATTCCAACGTGGAGCCCTCGAGGAATGGTGAAGTGATCTTTAGGGTGCTGCCACCGAACATCAACGTTACCGATCCCTATGCGGAGCACGTGCAGAATCAGCTGAAGATGACCAATCTGAGGATCCAGATGACGAAGCTCCACAAGCTGGGAGACAATCTTTTGGATAGCAGGCTGGAGAACGAGGAGAAGTACTACTATGGCATCTCCAACATGGTGGTTCgcggctcctgctcctgctacGGCCACGCCTCACAGTGTCTGCCATTGGATCCCGCGTTTTCCCAGGCGGATAATGAAGATGGCATGGTGCATGGCCGATGTGAGTGTACCCACAACACCAAGGGAATGAATTGCGAAGAGTGCGAGGATTTCTTCAACGATCTCCCATGGAAGCCCGCTTTTGGAAAGAAAACGAATGCCTGTAAGAAATGTGAGTGCAACGATCACGCCGTTAGCTGTCACTTCGATGAGGCTGTCTTCACTGCGTCCGGTTTCGTTTCCGGCGGAGTGTGCGACAATTGCTTGCACAATACCCGGGGTCAGCATTGCGAGGAGTGCATGCCGTACTTCTACCGCGATCCGGAGCAGGATATAACATCCGAAAGGGTTTGCCAGCCCTGTGACTGCGATCCTCAAGGTTCGTCGGACGACGGCATCTGTGACTCACTAAATGAACTGGAGGAGGGAGCAGTAGCAGGAGCCTGCCATTGCAAGGCCTTTGTCACGGGACGTCGTTGTAATCAGTGCAAGGATGGTTACTGGAATCTGCAGTCGGATAACCCCGAGGGCTGCGAGCCGTGCACCTGCAACCCCCTGGGTACACTGAACAACTCCGGATGCGTTATGCGCACCGGAGAGTGCAAGTGTAAGAAATATGTAACGGGCAAGGACTGTAACCAGTGTATGCCGGAGACCTATGGTCTTTCGGAATCTCCGGAGGGTTGCTCTCTGTGTAACTGCGATGCTGGTGGATCCTACGATAACTACTGCGATGTCATAAGTGGTCAGTGTCGCTGCAGGCCCCACATGACAGGAAGGTCCTGTTCGCAGCCGAAGCAGAATTACTTCATTCCCTTGCTACCCGAAGTTCATGAAGCAGAGGTGGTGGACGAGTGCATCTCCTATGGACCCAACGGTAATTGCAGCCTGGTGGCCGAAACTCCGGATGGCAGTTTCACGGGCATTGGTTTCACCAGGGTTCCTGAGAACTCGGAACTGGTGTTCACTGTCGGAGATATTCCGCGATCCATGCCCTACGATGCGGTTATACGTTACCAGAGCACTTCTCGAGGAGATTGGGAGAACGCATTTATCACTCTCGTCAGACCCGATCAAGTGGATCCAGAAGGAGGATGCGGTGAACTAGCTGCAGCAACTTCTTCGGAAACCAGGATTCCGTTCTCCCTTCCTGATCGCAGCCGTCAGGTTGTTGCTCTGAATGAAGTATGCTTGGAAGCTGGAAAGGTTTATAAATTCCGGATTTACTTTGAGCGAAAGCGAAACGATGTGGACAGTCCCACAGCGACGATCTTGGTGGATTCTCTTACCCTCATTCCCCGCATCGATGTAACGCCCATCTTCCAAGGATCCGTTCTGGCTGATATTCGCAAGAAGGATTACGAAAAATACAATTGCAAATCCTCCTTGTACGATATGAACTACAAGTCGGATCCTAGATGTCAAAACCTTGACAATATCCTCAGTGTGTTTGTCCACGATGGAGCCAGCATGTGTAACTGCAATCCCACCGGATCGCTGAGCAAGGTGTGCGAATCCAATGGAGGTTACTGCCAATGTAAGCCCAATGTGGTGGGCAGGCAGTGCGATCAGTGTGCTCCGGGCACCTATGGTTTTGGTCCCGAAGGCTGCAAGGCTTGCGATTGCAACAGCATCGGATCGAAGGATAACAACTGCGACCTGATCACCGGCCAGTGCCAGTGTGTGCCGAATACTTACGGCAGGGAGTGCAATCAGTGCCAGCCGGGCTATTGGAACTTCCCCGAGTGCAGAGTGTGCCAGTGCAACGGTCATGCGGCCACGTGTGATCCCATTCAAGGAACCTGTATAGACTGTCAGGTAATGATATATAATAAAGAATATCTTACATGTACCTAATGAACTTTTTAAACTTGCTTCTCTTACCACCAGGACTCGACCACGGGCTATAGCTGCGACAGCTGTTTGGACGGATATTATGGAAATCCACTTTTCGGCAGTGAGATCGGATGCCGACCCTGCCGCTGCCCGGAGACGGTGGCCAGTGGCATGGCCCACGCAGATGGCTGCTCCCTGGACACACGGAACAATAACATGTTGTGCCACTGCCAGGAGGGATATTCCGGCTCCCGTTGCGAGATCTGTGCGGACAACTTCTTTGGCAATCCGGACAACGGTGGTAGCTGCTCCAAGTGCGAGTGCAGCAACAATGTCGATCTTTATGACACTGGAAACTGCGATCGGCAGACGGGAGCTTGTCTAAAGTGCTTGTATCAGACGACTGGCGATCACTGCGAGCTCTGCAAGGATGGATTCTTTGGGGACGCACTGCAGCAGAATTGCCAGCAGTGCGAATGCGATTTCCTCGGAACGAATAACACCATAGCTCATTGCGATCGTTTTACGGGTCAGTGCCCCTGCTTGCCGAATGTCCAGGGTGTGCGTTGCGATCAGTGTGCCGAGAACCACTGGAAGATTGCCTCTGGTGAGGGTTGTGAAAGCTGCAACTGCGATCCAATTGGAGCACTCCATGAACAGTGTAATTCCTACACCGGACAATGTCAGTGCAAGCCAGGATTTGGCGGCAGGGCCTGCAATCAGTGCCAGGCTCATTACTGGGGCAATCCCAACGAGAAGTGCCAGCCGTGCGAGTGCGATCAATTTGGAGCTGCTGACTTCCAGTGCGACCGGGAGACGGGTAATTGCGTCTGCCACGAGGGAATTGGGGGCTATAAGTGCAACGAGTGCGCCAGGGGCTACATTGGTCAGTTCCCACACTGCTCACCTTGTGGCGAGTGCTTCAACAACTGGGATTTGATTTTGAGTGCCCTGGAGGATGCTACAACTGCCACTATCCTACGAGCCAAGGAAATCAAGCAAGTGGGAGCCACAGGAGCCTACACGTCCGAGTTCAGTGAACTGGATAAGAAATTGCAGCACATTAGGAATCTGCTGCAGAACACCTCGGTCAGTCTGGTTGATATAGAGAAACTGGACTACGAAACCCAATCACTTAGGGACCAACTTCAGGCGTCCCATGGCCGATTAAGTGAAACCGAGCAAAACCTGGATAACATTTACAATTCGCTGAGTTTGTCGGGCGTTGAGCTAGAGAGTCTGCAAAATCACTCCAGATTGGTGCAACAACTGTCCAAGGAACTGAAGGAAAACGGCATACAACTGCAGGAGTCAAATATCGAGGGAGCTTTGAAC encodes:
- the LOC6731398 gene encoding laminin subunit beta-1, which translates into the protein MLELRLIVVIVLALLSWQWDPVDSQRPPQHGRRDRPKYPPNKFIKTHPCERSSCYPATGNLLIGRENRLTASSTCGLHSPERFCILSHLQDKKCFLCDTREETKHDPYKNHRIGQIIYKTKPGTNIPTWWQSENGKENATIQLDLEAEFHFTHLIITFTTFRPAAMYIERSFDFGQTWHIYRYFAYDCKESFPGVPTVLENITDVMCTSRYSNVEPSRNGEVIFRVLPPNINVTDPYAEHVQNQLKMTNLRIQMTKLHKLGDNLLDSRLENEEKYYYGISNMVVRGSCSCYGHASQCLPLDPAFSQADNEDGMVHGRCECTHNTKGMNCEECEDFFNDLPWKPAFGKKTNACKKCECNDHAVSCHFDEAVFTASGFVSGGVCDNCLHNTRGQHCEECMPYFYRDPEQDITSERVCQPCDCDPQGSSDDGICDSLNELEEGAVAGACHCKAFVTGRRCNQCKDGYWNLQSDNPEGCEPCTCNPLGTLNNSGCVMRTGECKCKKYVTGKDCNQCMPETYGLSESPEGCSLCNCDAGGSYDNYCDVISGQCRCRPHMTGRSCSQPKQNYFIPLLPEVHEAEVVDECISYGPNGNCSLVAETPDGSFTGIGFTRVPENSELVFTVGDIPRSMPYDAVIRYQSTSRGDWENAFITLVRPDQVDPEGGCGELAAATSSETRIPFSLPDRSRQVVALNEVCLEAGKVYKFRIYFERKRNDVDSPTATILVDSLTLIPRIDVTPIFQGSVLADIRKKDYEKYNCKSSLYDMNYKSDPRCQNLDNILSVFVHDGASMCNCNPTGSLSKVCESNGGYCQCKPNVVGRQCDQCAPGTYGFGPEGCKACDCNSIGSKDNNCDLITGQCQCVPNTYGRECNQCQPGYWNFPECRVCQCNGHAATCDPIQGTCIDCQDSTTGYSCDSCLDGYYGNPLFGSEIGCRPCRCPETVASGMAHADGCSLDTRNNNMLCHCQEGYSGSRCEICADNFFGNPDNGGSCSKCECSNNVDLYDTGNCDRQTGACLKCLYQTTGDHCELCKDGFFGDALQQNCQQCECDFLGTNNTIAHCDRFTGQCPCLPNVQGVRCDQCAENHWKIASGEGCESCNCDPIGALHEQCNSYTGQCQCKPGFGGRACNQCQAHYWGNPNEKCQPCECDQFGAADFQCDRETGNCVCHEGIGGYKCNECARGYIGQFPHCSPCGECFNNWDLILSALEDATTATILRAKEIKQVGATGAYTSEFSELDKKLQHIRNLLQNTSVSLVDIEKLDYETQSLRDQLQASHGRLSETEQNLDNIYNSLSLSGVELESLQNHSRLVQQLSKELKENGIQLQESNIEGALNLTRHAYERVSNLSTLKDEANELASNTDRNCKRVENLSNKIQAEADDLANNDKLIADYRAELTSLTSQIPELNNQVCGKPGDPCDSLCGGAGCGHCGGFLSCEHGAKTHSEEALKVAKDAETAITSKKDQADQTIRALTQAKLNASEAYEKAKRGFEQSDRYLNQTNANIKLAENLFLALNNFQENKTASPSESKELAQKTLDLDLKLEPEEIETLGDQINRAVSSLKNVEAIIYRTKPDLDRVNNLQSIANATKEKADKILDSANSVVESLAAADESQGKAKDAIQQANSNIELAGQDLEKIDEETYSAEAPANNTAQQVEKLAKKVQKLQNNIMKNDRDAKEITKEAGSVKLEAMRARGEANNLQSATSATNQTLTDRASRSENARERAKQLLQRASKLTVDTNAKLKDLNDLQTVYLTKNQQLLRLQAEIGPLNKELNEHLIHIKERGSHYRQCYT